The Streptomyces sp. CC0208 genome window below encodes:
- a CDS encoding DUF2064 domain-containing protein, with translation MTTLLVIAKEPRPGRVKTRLTPPFTPEEAAALAEASLADTLDVVARTPARRRVLVLEGTPGPWLPPGFEVVRQCAGGLDERLAAAFAGCEGPALLIGMDTPQVTPEVLTVDFADCDAYFGPAVDGGFWALGLAKPDPALLRGVPMSTPRTGAAQRARLTGLRVRELPPLRDVDTAYDAELVARAAPDGRFAAELARLAGVAR, from the coding sequence GTGACCACGCTGCTCGTCATCGCCAAGGAGCCGAGGCCGGGGCGGGTGAAGACCCGGCTCACCCCGCCGTTCACGCCCGAGGAGGCGGCCGCGCTGGCCGAGGCGTCCCTCGCGGACACCCTCGACGTCGTGGCCCGTACCCCGGCCCGGCGCCGGGTGCTGGTCCTGGAGGGCACGCCGGGCCCCTGGCTGCCGCCGGGTTTCGAGGTCGTCCGGCAGTGCGCGGGCGGTCTCGACGAACGGCTGGCCGCCGCCTTCGCGGGCTGCGAAGGACCGGCCCTGCTCATCGGCATGGACACGCCCCAGGTGACTCCGGAGGTGCTCACGGTGGACTTCGCCGACTGCGATGCGTACTTCGGGCCGGCCGTGGACGGCGGCTTCTGGGCCCTGGGCCTCGCGAAGCCCGACCCGGCCCTGCTGCGCGGGGTCCCGATGTCGACGCCCCGCACCGGCGCGGCCCAGCGCGCCCGGCTGACCGGACTGCGGGTGCGGGAGCTGCCGCCGCTGCGGGACGTGGACACGGCGTACGACGCGGAACTGGTGGCGCGGGCGGCACCGGACGGACGGTTCGCGGCGGAGCTGGCACGGCTCGCGGGGGTGGCGCGGTGA
- a CDS encoding molybdopterin-dependent oxidoreductase: MARSPFAPSFWRSPLRGPWLTSVLGIVLLGGITLLFVTGLLSYAAYNPDLAPVNDKTPDKGILGFYLFSWPTDPHWLYRLDQGVHVTLGITLIPVLLAKLWSVVPKLFTLPPARSLAHALERISLLLLVGGALFEFVTGVLNVQLDYLFPGSFYPLHFYGAWVFFTAFVAHAVLKTPLALRNLRRLREPREEQSELVSPDPAEPTVSRRGALWFVGGGSLLLFLTTAGQNFDGVLRRTALLAPHGGAEPASGPGGFQINKTAAYAGIDPAETGEEAWRLVVTGRDGRTVRIGRAELLRLPLHSSALPIACVEGWSTSDQWWRGVRLRDLAALVGYEDDPPDLFVESLQRHGAFRRAALRANQVADPRSLLALFVNGEDLTPDHGHPARIIVPAAPGVLNTKWVARLTFGDL, encoded by the coding sequence ATGGCACGGTCTCCCTTCGCACCTTCCTTCTGGCGCAGCCCGCTGCGCGGCCCCTGGCTCACCTCGGTCCTCGGGATCGTCCTCCTCGGCGGAATCACCCTGCTGTTCGTGACGGGCCTGCTGTCGTACGCCGCCTACAACCCGGACCTCGCGCCGGTGAACGACAAGACCCCGGACAAGGGCATCCTCGGCTTCTACCTCTTCTCCTGGCCGACCGACCCGCACTGGCTGTACCGGCTGGACCAGGGTGTCCACGTCACCCTGGGCATCACCCTGATCCCCGTCCTGCTGGCCAAGCTGTGGTCGGTGGTGCCGAAGCTGTTCACGCTGCCGCCCGCGCGCTCGCTTGCCCACGCCCTGGAGCGGATCTCGCTGCTGCTGCTGGTCGGCGGCGCCCTGTTCGAGTTCGTGACCGGGGTGCTCAACGTCCAGCTGGACTACCTCTTCCCGGGGTCCTTCTACCCACTGCACTTCTACGGGGCGTGGGTGTTCTTCACCGCGTTCGTCGCCCATGCCGTGCTGAAGACGCCGCTCGCGCTGCGCAATCTGCGCCGGCTTCGGGAACCCCGGGAGGAACAGAGCGAGTTGGTGTCCCCGGACCCGGCCGAGCCGACTGTGTCGCGGCGCGGGGCGCTCTGGTTCGTCGGGGGCGGTTCGCTGCTGCTGTTCCTCACCACGGCCGGGCAGAACTTCGACGGCGTCCTGCGCCGGACCGCCCTCCTCGCCCCGCACGGCGGCGCCGAGCCGGCGTCCGGACCGGGCGGCTTCCAGATCAACAAGACCGCCGCGTACGCGGGGATCGACCCGGCCGAGACCGGTGAGGAGGCCTGGCGGCTGGTCGTCACCGGGCGCGACGGCCGCACGGTCCGGATCGGGCGTGCCGAACTCCTCCGACTGCCCCTGCACAGCTCGGCGTTGCCCATCGCCTGCGTGGAGGGCTGGTCGACCTCCGACCAGTGGTGGCGCGGGGTGCGGCTGCGGGACCTCGCGGCGCTCGTCGGGTACGAGGACGATCCGCCGGACCTCTTCGTGGAGTCGCTGCAACGGCACGGCGCCTTCCGCCGGGCCGCCCTGCGCGCCAACCAGGTCGCCGACCCGCGGTCCCTGCTCGCCCTGTTCGTCAACGGCGAGGACCTGACCCCCGACCACGGCCACCCGGCCCGGATCATCGTGCCCGCGGCCCCCGGTGTGCTCAACACCAAGTGGGTGGCGCGGCTGACCTTCGGAGACCTGTGA
- a CDS encoding NlpC/P60 family protein, with translation MQTISTRRRTSGAILGASALALTAFFSAPAHAAQDATCGVLAPGASATAQAAVDAACSQIGVWYSWGGGHAATPGASYGYYDGSDPDSLHDGERKGFDCSGLMRYAYYRATGRDLLNGTADDQFHTSQASARFSAGQGTAPLLPGDLMFWGSGHIHHVAMYLGGGQMVEAYESGTHIRVTSVRTGGDYAGAVRINGSGTPVPPPANGGTVFETWGTGVRTHRSPSVGSAVVDTFPGPTQVSVQCQQHAETVTAEGYTNDAWAKLADGSWVTNIYIKGPAWLPGIPDCGGSSTPPPSGGSKAFQTWGTGVRTHSEPNVNAGVVDYFAQPTTVNVVCQAHAQQVTAEGYTNDAWAKLTDGSWMTVIYIKGPDWLPGVATC, from the coding sequence TTGCAGACCATCAGCACGCGCCGCCGGACCAGCGGCGCGATCCTGGGCGCCTCGGCCCTGGCGCTCACCGCGTTCTTCTCCGCCCCGGCCCACGCCGCCCAGGACGCCACCTGCGGTGTCCTGGCGCCCGGCGCCTCGGCCACCGCGCAGGCCGCCGTCGACGCGGCCTGTTCGCAGATCGGTGTCTGGTACAGCTGGGGCGGCGGCCACGCGGCCACGCCCGGCGCCAGCTACGGCTACTACGACGGCTCCGACCCGGACAGCCTCCACGACGGCGAGCGCAAGGGCTTCGACTGCTCGGGCCTGATGCGGTACGCCTACTACCGCGCGACCGGCAGGGACCTGCTCAACGGCACGGCCGACGACCAGTTCCACACCTCGCAGGCCTCCGCCCGCTTCTCCGCCGGACAGGGCACCGCCCCGCTGCTGCCGGGCGACCTGATGTTCTGGGGCAGCGGCCACATCCACCACGTCGCCATGTACCTGGGCGGCGGCCAGATGGTCGAGGCGTACGAGTCGGGCACCCACATCAGGGTCACGTCCGTGCGCACCGGCGGCGACTACGCGGGCGCGGTCCGCATCAACGGCTCCGGCACCCCCGTCCCGCCGCCCGCGAACGGCGGCACGGTCTTCGAGACCTGGGGCACCGGCGTGCGCACGCACCGGTCGCCGAGCGTGGGCTCCGCCGTCGTCGACACCTTCCCCGGACCGACCCAGGTGTCCGTCCAGTGCCAGCAGCACGCGGAGACCGTGACCGCCGAGGGCTACACCAACGACGCCTGGGCCAAGCTCGCCGACGGCTCGTGGGTGACCAACATCTACATCAAGGGCCCGGCCTGGCTGCCCGGCATCCCGGACTGCGGCGGCAGCAGCACCCCGCCGCCGTCCGGCGGCAGCAAGGCGTTCCAGACCTGGGGCACCGGCGTGCGCACCCACAGCGAGCCCAACGTCAACGCCGGCGTGGTCGACTACTTCGCGCAGCCGACCACGGTCAACGTGGTCTGCCAGGCCCACGCCCAGCAGGTCACGGCCGAGGGCTACACCAACGACGCCTGGGCGAAGCTGACCGACGGCTCGTGGATGACCGTCATCTACATCAAGGGCCCCGACTGGCTGCCGGGCGTGGCCACCTGCTGA
- a CDS encoding sigma-70 family RNA polymerase sigma factor, whose protein sequence is MHHSHATCPPPPREADNRMSAGDFDASFTADMPRLRRRLLALTGNPHDADDLLQETYLRLSRRARSQSLTRQQHPYAYTCAVALNLLRDSWQHPSRRERTTDQLPEAGWDGGLDSYEASATALALLRMLSEKEAAAVILVDLEGLTHDTAGERLGAHRGTVQRNRLRGLAKMRAALHP, encoded by the coding sequence ATGCACCACAGCCATGCCACCTGCCCACCACCACCGCGCGAGGCCGACAACCGGATGAGCGCCGGCGACTTCGACGCGTCCTTCACCGCCGACATGCCCCGCCTGCGAAGGCGGCTGCTGGCACTGACGGGCAATCCGCACGACGCCGACGACCTGCTCCAGGAGACCTATCTGCGGCTCTCCCGGCGAGCCCGCTCCCAGAGCCTGACACGGCAGCAGCACCCGTACGCCTACACCTGCGCCGTCGCCCTCAACCTGCTGCGCGACTCCTGGCAGCACCCCTCCCGTCGCGAGCGCACCACGGACCAGCTGCCGGAAGCCGGCTGGGACGGCGGACTCGACTCCTACGAGGCCTCCGCCACGGCGCTCGCATTGCTCCGCATGCTCTCCGAGAAGGAAGCCGCCGCGGTGATCCTCGTGGACCTGGAGGGACTCACCCACGACACGGCCGGGGAGCGGCTCGGCGCCCACCGAGGCACGGTCCAGCGCAACCGCCTGCGCGGCCTCGCCAAGATGCGTGCCGCCCTCCACCCCTAG
- a CDS encoding M15 family metallopeptidase, whose translation MTDIITLADPRVAAVTHDECGEPLVDLREEGQLLLDSRQADEDGSYAHLRAGALQRLVRAQRMLPAGIRLLVVEGYRPPGLQRRYFEQYAATMRRAHPDAAPERIRELASAYISPPEVAPHVSGGAVDLTLCDHAGRELPLGTEVNATPEESAGACRTDAPGIGAEAREYRALLGRVLTETGFVNYPTEWWHWSYGDRYWALMRRVPAARYGPADPPRPPA comes from the coding sequence GTGACCGACATCATCACGCTCGCGGACCCGAGGGTTGCCGCGGTGACGCACGACGAGTGCGGGGAACCGCTCGTCGATCTGCGGGAGGAGGGGCAGTTGCTCCTCGATTCCCGGCAGGCCGACGAGGACGGGAGCTACGCGCATCTGAGGGCCGGTGCGCTGCAGCGGCTCGTGCGGGCGCAGCGGATGCTGCCCGCGGGGATCCGGTTGCTGGTGGTGGAGGGGTACCGGCCGCCCGGCCTCCAGCGCCGGTACTTCGAGCAGTACGCAGCGACCATGCGGCGGGCCCACCCGGACGCGGCTCCCGAGCGGATCCGTGAGCTGGCGAGCGCGTACATCTCGCCGCCCGAGGTCGCCCCGCACGTCAGCGGCGGCGCGGTCGACCTCACCCTGTGCGACCACGCGGGCCGGGAGCTGCCGCTCGGCACGGAGGTCAACGCCACCCCGGAGGAGAGCGCGGGCGCCTGCCGCACCGACGCGCCCGGCATCGGCGCCGAGGCGCGCGAGTACCGGGCCCTGCTGGGCCGGGTGCTCACCGAGACCGGGTTCGTCAACTACCCGACGGAGTGGTGGCACTGGTCGTACGGCGACCGGTACTGGGCCCTGATGCGCCGCGTACCGGCCGCCCGCTACGGCCCCGCCGACCCGCCCCGTCCTCCGGCCTGA
- a CDS encoding AfsR/SARP family transcriptional regulator, with protein MLQVRLLGPVEVWEGNRRAPLGGVRPLAVLSALVVHLGEVLSTERLVDCVWDEQAPATASALVATHVSAVRRALARVGEAEVIRTRPPGYVADLDASQVDARRFEELLVSGRARAAGGRAEEAAELLSEALGLWRGQEALEGLNQSFARIEAARLAELRLVAQEESFGLQLELGRADRTIAPLLAHVAAHPLRERPRGQLMTALFRTGRVSDALRAYQEGREALREELGIDAGPELRALHKAVLTNDPALLGPGSRPHDPSPLGRGARSRGPSPLGSRARSHDPSQPGPGSDPSSTETATASKARQRTADRTAAAGGGPGTSAPRPAPSHLPPDIADFVGRSEQIDWAVTLLGRVDEPGRTAPPIGVISGRSGTGKTALAVHVGHRTAELFPDGRLFVDLRAADTAPLQPADALARLLRAMGAEPETLPSSVEELTGLYRTYTGHRRILLILDNAAGEAHVRPLLPPGPGSAVLVTSRRRLVALEGAAHLDLTVPDEEEALELLRRVAGADRVRAEPEQTAEIVSLCGRLPLAVRIAGARLAARPHWVPGRLAARLRDERLRLNELRAGDLELRTSLELGYADLDPQEQRALRRLALLDLPDFAAWIAAPLLDIGTEEAEEAVERLVDCHFIDVIGVDGTGRGRYRIHDLAREHARERCLSEESAEERTAAVRRLVECWLGLAEKAAARGPGGTARYFPEPAAVRPLDPADPRAEEELLTRPAAWFAAEQAGLLAAVEYCADHGMDRAARDLAGALIASSVALYNQFDAWSRSHTAAMAAVRRSGDGEGEAWLLTGLGQLRYEQDEFEESYAYYRDALRLFEAHDDVQGAAQALLGMATARREQASYSEALELLNRALDGYGRLDDRLARARVFYGLGYVHREQGDDPAAREAFAQALELYRAENDRHGEALVLRAVALCHRAEGEYAQAERLLRDVLRIFAGLHDTFGVMYTEQSLAKVELRLGLLDASRERLGRCLELARERQDRFGEALVLRTLGEWRLAAGDAGSARDPLERALSLWEALRLPLWRARTLWNLAEVREAAGETAAASEARAEAMRFFRESGAREARERG; from the coding sequence ATGCTCCAGGTACGTCTTCTCGGTCCGGTGGAGGTGTGGGAAGGGAACCGACGTGCCCCGCTGGGCGGGGTCAGACCCCTGGCGGTCCTGTCCGCACTCGTCGTGCACCTCGGCGAAGTGCTCTCCACCGAACGGCTCGTGGACTGTGTCTGGGACGAGCAGGCGCCCGCCACGGCCAGCGCCCTCGTCGCCACCCATGTCTCCGCGGTGCGCCGCGCCCTGGCCCGCGTCGGCGAGGCGGAGGTGATCCGCACCCGGCCCCCGGGGTACGTGGCGGATCTCGACGCCTCCCAGGTCGACGCCCGCCGCTTCGAGGAACTGCTCGTCTCCGGCCGGGCCCGGGCGGCCGGGGGCCGCGCGGAGGAGGCCGCCGAGCTGCTGTCCGAGGCGCTGGGGCTGTGGCGGGGGCAGGAGGCACTCGAAGGGCTGAACCAGTCGTTCGCCCGGATCGAGGCGGCCCGGCTCGCCGAACTGCGGCTGGTCGCCCAGGAGGAGTCCTTCGGCCTCCAGCTGGAGCTCGGCCGTGCGGACCGCACCATCGCGCCCCTGCTCGCGCACGTCGCCGCCCACCCCCTCCGGGAACGGCCGCGCGGCCAGCTGATGACCGCCCTGTTCCGCACCGGACGGGTCTCCGACGCCCTGCGCGCCTACCAGGAGGGCCGCGAAGCCCTGCGCGAGGAGCTGGGCATCGACGCCGGGCCGGAACTGCGGGCGCTGCACAAGGCCGTCCTCACCAACGACCCCGCCCTGCTCGGCCCCGGCTCCCGGCCGCACGATCCCTCGCCGCTCGGCCGGGGCGCGCGCTCCCGCGGCCCGTCACCACTCGGCTCCCGCGCACGCTCCCACGACCCCTCGCAGCCCGGCCCCGGATCCGACCCGTCGTCCACGGAAACCGCCACCGCTTCGAAAGCCCGGCAGCGGACCGCGGACCGTACGGCGGCGGCCGGCGGCGGACCGGGCACGTCGGCCCCGCGACCCGCCCCCTCCCATCTCCCCCCGGACATAGCCGACTTCGTCGGCCGGTCGGAGCAGATCGACTGGGCCGTCACGCTGCTGGGCCGCGTCGACGAGCCCGGCCGTACCGCCCCGCCGATCGGGGTGATCTCCGGGCGCTCCGGCACGGGCAAGACCGCGCTCGCCGTCCACGTCGGCCATCGCACCGCGGAACTCTTCCCGGACGGCCGCCTGTTCGTGGACCTGCGGGCCGCCGACACCGCCCCCCTGCAGCCCGCCGACGCCCTCGCCCGGCTGCTGCGCGCCATGGGCGCCGAACCGGAGACCCTGCCGAGCTCCGTCGAGGAATTGACGGGGCTGTACCGCACGTACACCGGGCACCGCCGCATCCTGCTGATCCTCGACAACGCCGCCGGTGAGGCGCACGTACGGCCGCTGCTGCCGCCCGGTCCCGGCTCCGCCGTGCTCGTCACGAGCCGGCGCCGGCTGGTGGCGCTGGAAGGCGCGGCGCACCTCGATCTGACCGTCCCGGACGAGGAGGAGGCCCTGGAACTCCTGCGCCGGGTCGCCGGAGCGGACCGGGTGCGCGCCGAGCCGGAACAGACCGCCGAGATCGTCTCCCTGTGCGGGCGGCTGCCGCTCGCCGTGCGCATCGCCGGGGCACGGCTCGCGGCCCGGCCGCACTGGGTGCCCGGCCGGCTCGCCGCCCGTCTGCGGGACGAGCGGCTGCGGCTCAACGAACTGCGCGCCGGGGACCTGGAGTTGCGCACCAGCCTCGAACTCGGCTACGCCGACCTCGACCCGCAGGAACAGCGCGCCCTGCGTCGGCTGGCCCTGCTCGACCTGCCCGACTTCGCGGCCTGGATCGCCGCGCCCTTGCTGGACATCGGCACGGAGGAGGCCGAGGAGGCCGTCGAGCGGCTCGTGGACTGCCACTTCATCGACGTGATCGGCGTGGACGGCACGGGCCGCGGCCGCTACCGCATCCACGACCTGGCCCGGGAACACGCCCGCGAGCGCTGTCTGTCGGAGGAGAGCGCCGAGGAGCGGACGGCGGCCGTGCGGCGCCTCGTGGAGTGCTGGCTGGGGCTGGCCGAGAAGGCCGCCGCGCGGGGCCCCGGCGGCACGGCACGGTACTTCCCCGAACCGGCCGCCGTGCGTCCCCTCGACCCGGCCGACCCGCGGGCCGAGGAGGAGCTGCTCACGCGGCCCGCGGCCTGGTTCGCCGCCGAACAGGCCGGTCTGCTGGCGGCGGTGGAGTACTGCGCCGACCACGGCATGGACCGCGCCGCCCGGGATCTGGCCGGCGCGCTGATCGCGAGCTCGGTCGCGCTGTACAACCAGTTCGACGCCTGGTCCCGCTCGCACACCGCGGCCATGGCGGCGGTGCGGCGCAGCGGGGACGGCGAGGGCGAGGCGTGGCTCCTTACCGGGCTCGGTCAACTGCGCTACGAACAGGACGAGTTCGAGGAGTCGTACGCCTACTACCGGGACGCGCTGCGGCTGTTCGAGGCCCATGACGACGTCCAGGGCGCCGCCCAGGCCCTGCTCGGCATGGCCACCGCCCGGCGTGAACAGGCCAGCTACAGCGAGGCGTTGGAGCTTCTCAACCGGGCTCTGGACGGGTACGGGCGGCTCGACGACCGCCTTGCCCGGGCCCGGGTGTTCTACGGCCTCGGCTACGTCCACCGGGAACAGGGCGACGACCCCGCCGCCCGCGAGGCCTTCGCGCAGGCGCTGGAGCTGTACCGGGCGGAGAACGACCGGCACGGCGAGGCGCTGGTGCTGCGCGCGGTGGCGCTGTGCCACCGGGCCGAAGGGGAGTACGCACAGGCCGAGCGGCTGCTGCGGGACGTGCTGCGGATCTTCGCGGGCCTCCACGACACGTTCGGCGTGATGTACACGGAGCAGTCGCTGGCGAAGGTGGAGCTGCGGCTGGGCCTCCTGGACGCGTCGCGCGAACGCCTCGGGCGGTGTCTGGAGCTGGCCCGGGAGCGGCAGGACCGGTTCGGCGAGGCGCTGGTGCTGCGGACACTGGGGGAGTGGCGGCTGGCCGCAGGTGACGCCGGGAGCGCACGGGACCCGCTGGAGCGGGCACTGTCGCTCTGGGAGGCGCTGCGGCTCCCGCTGTGGCGGGCGCGCACGCTGTGGAACCTGGCGGAGGTGCGGGAGGCCGCCGGAGAGACGGCCGCGGCCTCGGAGGCCCGCGCCGAGGCGATGCGCTTCTTCCGGGAGTCGGGGGCACGGGAGGCGCGGGAGCGGGGGTAG
- a CDS encoding lysylphosphatidylglycerol synthase transmembrane domain-containing protein, with product MSLLPLEGPPGPLPVTAPAPLPINTPAPAPAGSRRPLTRLTRRLVTVLPLLLIGIWAALDWRALYDGTARLASADPGWLLVGLFYTCLGWISASVVRQGALPERLPSGLLVASQFAAGAANHVLPASLGAHAVTLRFLQGQGIPLARATASLALYALVRPIAKTLVLIGFLVALPGLLRLGDLVPDRRMLFLPLVAAGLGLGATLLLLTLVRPLRRPAVTFVRTALTDARRLHTMPSRVLALWGGAAAAPLLQASVIHAVGASLGVTLSWAQVTFAYLAASSAVGSVPAPGGIGPVDAAMVFTLAVYGVPLSVGTATLIGYRVLTVWLPLLPGVLCMSALVHRKVL from the coding sequence GTGTCCCTGCTTCCGCTCGAAGGTCCCCCGGGTCCGCTCCCCGTCACCGCCCCGGCCCCGCTCCCGATCAACACCCCGGCCCCCGCTCCCGCCGGTTCCCGCCGCCCCCTGACCCGGCTCACCCGCCGCCTGGTCACCGTGCTCCCCCTGCTGCTCATCGGCATATGGGCGGCACTGGACTGGCGTGCCCTGTACGACGGCACCGCGCGGCTGGCCTCGGCCGATCCCGGCTGGCTGCTCGTCGGGCTCTTCTACACCTGCCTGGGCTGGATCTCCGCCTCCGTCGTCCGCCAGGGCGCGCTGCCCGAGCGGCTGCCGTCGGGGCTCCTGGTGGCCTCGCAGTTCGCCGCGGGCGCCGCCAATCATGTACTGCCGGCGAGCCTCGGCGCGCACGCCGTCACCCTGCGCTTCCTCCAGGGCCAGGGCATCCCACTGGCCCGCGCCACCGCCTCGCTCGCCCTGTACGCGCTGGTCAGGCCGATCGCCAAGACGCTCGTCCTGATCGGCTTCCTGGTCGCGCTGCCCGGTCTGCTGCGGCTCGGTGATCTCGTCCCCGATCGGCGCATGCTGTTCCTGCCGCTGGTGGCCGCGGGACTCGGACTCGGCGCCACGCTCCTGCTGTTGACCCTGGTGCGCCCGCTGCGCCGCCCGGCGGTCACGTTCGTGCGGACCGCCCTGACCGACGCCCGCCGTCTGCACACCATGCCCAGCCGGGTCCTCGCCCTGTGGGGCGGCGCGGCCGCCGCGCCGCTGCTCCAGGCGAGCGTGATCCACGCGGTCGGCGCCTCGCTCGGGGTGACGCTGTCCTGGGCGCAGGTCACGTTCGCGTACCTCGCCGCGAGCAGCGCGGTCGGGTCCGTGCCCGCGCCAGGCGGCATCGGCCCGGTGGACGCGGCCATGGTCTTCACCCTCGCCGTCTACGGCGTCCCGTTGAGCGTCGGCACGGCGACCCTCATCGGCTATCGCGTCCTGACGGTGTGGCTGCCCCTGTTGCCCGGGGTGCTCTGCATGTCGGCCCTCGTGCACCGAAAGGTCCTGTGA